DNA from Pelobacter propionicus DSM 2379:
CGTACTCAGACATTTTCTTCCTCCTGATGAATGTTATGTGTCCAGGGACAGATGCCGTACTGAACGATGGTAATGGGCAATATAGAGAAAAAGCGAGCTATATTAGGTGGTTGTGCTGTGATAGCGTATGCCGCCGGCCAAAACGGAATCTTACGCAACCGAGCGTTTTTAGTCAAGCTAAAACTCTGCCGCACAGCGGGGAAAAACGGGGTGTTCAGCTGGGATAACAGGCTGAAAAGTCGATGCGAAACGTGCTTGCGGGTCGCCTCAGCCTTCGTAGTCCACCGCTACGATGGAAGAGCAGGAAGACTTCATCAGCGGGATCACTTCGCCGGCGTGGTAGGGATGGACCTGGTAGGCCTGGAGGTCGTCACGGGAATCGAATTTCGTCACCAGGGCGACGTCGTAGGAACGTTCCGAGCGGACGAAGTCGATGCCCGCCTCCAGGTGGCGCAACTGGGGAATCTTGCCCTGCATGCTGAGCAGTTTCTGTTGAACGGTGGCGATTGCCTCGGGGGTCGGTTCCGACAGCTTGAAGAAGACGATATGGGTGATCATTGCGGGTACTCCTTGGGGTGGAATGGGGAAGAGGGGGCGGTTTCAGTTGGTATACAACGGGGCAGAAACAGTGTCAACCGGGTTGTGGTCCTCCCGAGCAGGGTGCTGAAATGGGTGGTATAGTAGGTGCAATTACTGGAACAAAACATTCTTGGAGGCATACCATGCTGGAGAAGACACTCATCCCGTCGGTGGAAAAGCGCATCGGTTCCCTGTTGGAGTACAACCGGCGCATGGATCAGCAGGCCACATCCCGGAGCAAGGCCAGAAAGCCCCGGCCAACCATCACCATATCCCGTGAATTCGGTTGCGAGGCCTACCCCGTTGTGGAGTGCCTGCAGGAGATGCTGGAGAAGAAAACCGGCGAGAACTGGCTGGTGATGGACAAGGAACTACTTCAGGAGGTCGGTCGCAATCACAACCTTTCCGAGGACATCCTGGGAAGGCTGGGGGAAAAGCCGATCTTCCTGGACGAGATGTTCGCCACCTTCTCCCCCCACTGGAAGAGCGACAAGGAGTGCTTCCAGCTGCTCTGCGAGCATATCATCGCCCTGGCCGGGGAGGGTAACGTGATCCTGATGGGGCGCGGTGGTGCCTATGTCACCCAGCCGCTGAAGAACTGCCGCCACTTCAGGCTGTTCGCATCTCAGGAGTTCAAGGTCCGCTCCGTCTGCCGCAGGCTCGACCTCCCTCCCGAAGAGGCGGAGAAGATGATCGTGCAGCACCAGCGCCAGCGGGACCGCTTCATTCGCGGCTTCCTGGACCGGGACGCCCGGGACCCGAGCGTGTACCACATGCTGATCAACAACGACCTGATCAGCACCGAGAAGCTCGCCCGCACCATCATGGAGTTCGTGCTGGAGGCATGAACCTGCCATTCTACTGGAGCCGTGACCAGGGGGCGTCCCGCTCGACGCTCCCTAGTCCGACCACCTGCGGTAGAGGCTGTTTTCAAACCCCGCCTGATCCAGAATCTTTCCGACCACAAAATCGATCATGTCGTCCAGAGTTCGCGGCTGGTGGTAAAACGCCGGCATGGCGGGGATGATGCGCGCCCCGGCACGGGCCAGCCTGAGCATGTTCTCCAGGTGGATTTCGCTTAAGGGGGTCTCGCGGGGTGCCAGCAGCAGCGGCCGGTGTTCCTTGAGCATGACGTCGGCGCTGCGCTCGATCAGGTTAGCGGAGATTCCGGCGGCGATCCGTCCCAGGGTGCCCATGCTGCAGGGGCAGACGATCATGGCGTCCGGCGCGGCCGAGCCGCTGGCCGAGGCGAAGAAGAGGTCGTCCGGCGCCACCACCCTGATGGCAGTTTTCAGGCCGAGGTGGCCGGCCAGCCGTATCCCGGCCTCGACCGGGTCGCCGGACAGGTCCAGGCCGGTTTCCTCCCGGCAGACAAGCCTGCCGCTGGGGGTGGCGGTGAGGGTCAGTTCCACGTCCCGGCGTGCCAGTTCCCGCGCCAGGCGCAGGCCGTAGATGGCGCCGGAGGCACCGGACAGGGCCAGCAGGATTCGTTGTCGTTTCATGCCTGCCTCGTCAGCACTTCAGCCGCCGTGCCCAGCAGGAAGACGACGCTGATGTAGCCGTTCATGTTGAAGAACGCCGCGTCCAGCCTGGTCAGGTCGCCGTTCCGCAGCAGCCAGTGCTCGTAGAGCAGCATGGCCGCCGTTATCAGGATACCGGCCATGAACCAGGGGCCCATCTGCATGAGGGAGAACAGTGCCAGCAGCAGCCCCAGCATGACCATGTGGAAGATGCGCGCGGCCCACAGCGAACCCTCCACCCCCAGCAGCACCGGGATGGAGTGCAGGCCGGCGGAACGGTCGTACTCCAGGTCCTGGAGCGCGTAGAGGATGTCGAAGCCGGCCACCCAGAAGAGCACCGCTCCCCCCAGGATCAGGGCCGGAGGGTCGATGCTGCCGCGGATGGCTACCCAGGCCCCCAGGGGGGCGGCGGAGAGGCAGAGCCCCAGCACCACATGGGCCAGCGAGGTGAAGCGCTTGCAGTAGGAGTAGAGCAGCAGGAAGAAGATCGCTAGAGGGGAGAGGAACAGGCAGAGCCGGTTCAGCTGGCCGGCCGCCACCAGCATCAGGATGAGCGAAGCGAGGATGAAGAGCAGGGTGGCGCCCCTGCCGATCAGGCCGGCCGGGATGGCGCGCCCCGCGGTGCGGGGGTTGCGGGCGTCGATGGCGGCGTCGATCAGGCGGTTGAGCCCCATGGCGGCGGTGCGGGCGCCGACCATGGCCAGCACGATCCAGAACAGCTGGCGGCCGGTTGGCATGCCGCCGGCCGCCAGGAGCGCGCCGGACAGGGCGAAGGGGAGGGCGAAAACCGTGTGGGAGAACTTGATCATCTCCAGGAACACGGCGATCTTTCCGATGGGTCCGTTGTGTGTCATGGCGTTCATTCCAGTCCGTATTCCTTCCAGCGGCGGGCGATGCGTCGCGCAACGGCTTCGTCCGGCTGTATCCGCTGCCGCGCCATGCGACAGCCGGTGGCGTCCAGGGCCGTTCGCAGGCCTGAGCTGTCCCTGATCATGTCGCCATCAACGTCGCAGCTGTTGATGGCGGACCAGGCAACCGTGCCCAGGTCGTCCGGAGCGGTTCCGGCATCCACGAATATCAGCAGCCGGCTGGCAGTAAACCAGGGGGTTTCCCAGAGCCGGGAGGCTGTTTCCCTTACCATGGCCGGAGTCGGGTTTTCAAGGGAAATGATGGCGCTCTGGTGGAAGACCCACTGCAGCGGTAAGCAGATCTCGGCAATGCCCGGGATCAGCCGCTGCAGGAATGCCAGCAGCAGCCGCTCCCAGGCCCGGGCCATCCAGCAGTCCTCCATGGGGGGCGGCCCCACCACCGTGGCCGGGATGATCGCGTGAGGGCGGTGGCTGATGGTGGTGACCCTCATCAGGCTGGCGTCGGTGGCGGGGGAGTAGCTGCCGGTGTGGTTGCCAAAGGGACCCTCGCGTACCGTTTCAGCGGGGTTCACGTACCCCTCGATGAGCAGTTCGCAGGCGGCCGGGACCATCAGCGGCACCGTGCGACAGGCAGTGGTCCGCAGGGGGGACGAGGCGAGGAAGCCGGCAAAGGTAAGTTCGTCCAGCTCCCCCGGCAGGGGGAACAGGGCGCTCAAGGTCATGGCCGGCGGGCCTCCCAAGGTGATGGCCACCGGCATGGGCACCCCCCGGCGGCGGTAACGTTCCAGATGCCGGCCGGCTCCGCTCCCCTGCTTCCAGCGCAGGGCCAACTCCGTCGGGCCGCGAAGCTGGGCGCCGTACATGCCGCAGTTCTGGTGGCCGCTCTCCGGGTGACGGGTGTAGACCTGGCCCAGGGTGATGTAGCGGGGAAAACCGTCGCTGCCGCCGTCGCCGGGCCAACTCTGCAGGAAGGGAAACAGCCCCAGGTCGGGCGCTGCCATGGCTGTCAGTCGCGGGTCGGGTTTCGGCGAGGCGTGCGGAGAGAAGCGGGAGAAGTCGGCCAGACCGGCGATCTGGCGGTCCAGGCTGGACAGCTCGGGAGCCGGAATCCCGCCAAGCAGCGCCGACATGCGCTCCGTCAGGTGCTTCAGGTGATCAACCCCCAAGGCAAGGCAGACCCGGCGGGGGGAACCGAACAGGTTGGTGGCGACCGGAAAGCGCGATCCGGTGGGGGCGCGGAAGAGCAGCGCCGGCCCGTTCATGGGAGACTTGCAGACCCGGTCGGTGATGGCGGCGATCTCCAGCAGCGGGTCGACTTCGGCGTCGATTGCGGCAAGCTCGTTGCGGCGTTCCAGGGTGGCGATGAAGTGTTGCAGGTCAGGGGACGCCATGGTTCAGTCCAGGAATCTGTCGGCGAAATCCATCACGCACAGGCCGCCGTAATGGGGATGGGGGGCGCAGGCGATGCCGCTCACGGCGAAGGAGCGGCGGAAGATGTTCCTGCGGTGCCCGCGTTCCGGGACGCCGTCGTTGATGATCAGTTGCATGACCATACCGCGCGGGTTGCCCGGGCCGTAGGCGATGTTCTCGCCGATGCGTCCCTTCCACCTGCCCTGGCGGGCGATGCGTTCGCGCACGCCGCCGCTGGTGCCCGCATGGCCGGTGCCGCCGGTTTCGCTCTGCTCGCGGGCGAGTTCAATGGCGGCGGCAGCCAGCCCCGGAGACCAGGAGAGCGCGGGCAGCGGTTTCTGGCGCTCAAGAAAGCGGATCGCCTCGTCCACGGCATCAGTTCCCTCCCTGGTCTGTATGGGGAGGGGGCTGCCGGGAACATTGTATGCCGTTCCCTCGGAGACGTTGCGCAGGTGACGCAGATAGTCGGCGTATCTGTGGGGCTGGCTGCGGGCAAGGTTGATCTCTTCCAGGATCTTGCCGGCAAAGCAGGCTGGCGAAGCGTCCGCCCGGCTGACCGGTAGCAGGGCCAGGCAGATAAGCGTGAGTATGAATGCGAAAGTTCTGTTCATTGCGTGCCGGCCCCCCCGCCGGAGCGGGTGAAGTGCCGGCAGGGGGCTGTTTTCGTTCATTCGCCGAAACGGTTGCGGTAGTACTCGGCGCCGCGCCGGAGTTTGATGGCTTTTCTGTACAGTTCTTCGTACTTCAGTGCCGCGTCGTCCCAGGTGAAGCGCTGGGCCATGCCGTTTTTCCTCAGGGCTGCCAGCCCCTGGGGGTTGTTGTAATAGGTGTAGACCGCCCAGCCGACGGTGTCGAAGAGCGCCTGGGCGCTGTGGCTCCAGAACTTGAAGCCGGTGCCGGTGAGCGTCTCTTCGTCGAAATTCTCCACGCTGTCCTCCAGGCCGCCGGTGGCGCGCACGATGGGGGGGGTCCCGTAGGCCAGGCTGTACATCTGGTTCAGGCCGCACGGCTCGAAGGCCGAAGGCATGACGAAAAAATCCGATCCCGCCTCCACCTTGTGGGCCAGGGCTTCGTTGTAACCGATGAGGCAGGCGAATTTTTCCGGGTACTGGGCGGCGATGTCACCGAAGTAAAAATGGGACCATGGCTCGCCGTTTCCGACCATGACGAACTGCAGATCCATCTCCAGGATGCGGTGAATGGCCTCGGCCAGGAGGTCGGTTCCCTTCTGTTTGACCATGCGGGAAACCACCCCCAGGAGCGGCACATCGTCACGCTGCGGCAGACCCATGGTCTCCTGCAGGTCCCGCTTGCAGGCTGCCTTGCCCTTCTTCACGGTGCGGGCTGAATAGTGCGCGGCGATGAAGCGGTCGCTTGCGGGGTTCCACTCCTCATAGTCGACACCATTGAGGATGCCGTGCAGGTCTCTGCCCCGGTCGCGCACGACCCCCTCCAGTCCCCAGCCGAATTCCGGCGTCTGGATCTCGCGGGCATAACCGGCGCTGACCGTGTTGAGCAGGGTTGCATGGTAGATGCCCCCCTTGAGCAGGTTGACCTGGTCATCCTTCTCCATCTCCAGGTAGTTGAAGTGCTTCCAGCCGATGCCGAGCACCTCCATCAGGCCGGGATAGAAATTCCCCTGGTGCTGCATGTTGTGCAGGGTCAGCAGCGCCGCAGCGTCACCCACCAGGCGGTCGTGCAAGTAGGATGTGTTCAGCAGGACCGGGATGGCGCCGGTATGCCAGTCATGGGCATGAACCACGTCCGGCCTGAAGTCGAGCATCTTGCACAGTTCCAGGGCTGCCTTGGAGAGAAAGACGAAGCGGTTGTCGTTGTCCAGGTACCCTTCGCCATCCTGCTGATAAAGCCCGGCACGGCCGTAATAGCCCTCATGTTCCAGGAAATAGATCGGGACATCGCTCCCCGGAAGGCGCCCCTCTAGGACCGAGCAGTACTGGTTGCCCATGATTCCCATGGGTACCACCAGGGTTCCGGGTAGGGGGCGCAGGTCGAATTTTTCTCGATTGACGCTGTAGTAGCGCGGGATTACCACGCGCGCATCGTGTCCCATGCGGGAGAGGTACTTGGGCAGGGCGCCGACCACATCGCCGAGCCCCCCCTCCTTGGCGAAGGGGGCGGCCTCGGAGGCGGCGAACAGGATCGAGAGTTTTTCCGGGCTGTTCATCATTTTTTCCGACTCCCTTTGTTAGTGTACGGAACTGAGGAACTATAACAGGCAACTCGCTGGTATCCAATGCAAAACATTGGGTCTGTTCGGGAATGTGCCGATTTTGCTGAGAACGTCGCGGTAGAGACGTGCAGCCAGTCCGGCGCGTACGATGGGGAAGGGGAATACCAGGCCCGGTAAGCTCGGGCCGAGTGGCTATTGCAGTGGCCGGTGCACGAGAAAAGCCACCAGCTGCGGGAGCTGGTGGCTTGTGTATTCAAGTCTGTTCGGGATTTATTTGGGCACGCTTTCCCAGTCAGCCAGGAACTTCTTGATGCCGGCGTCGGTCAGGGGGTGCTTGGACAGCTGGAGCATGACCGAATAGGGGATGGTGGCGATGTCGGCGCCGATCAGGGCCGAGTTGAGCACATGAATCGGGTTGCGTACGCTGGCGACGATTATCTCGCTGGTGTAGCCGTAATTGTCGAACATGGTGCGGATCTCTTCAATGATGCCCATGCCGTCCTGGGAAATGTCGTCCAGCCTGCCAACAAAGGGGGAGACATAGGTGGCGCCGGCCTTGGCGGCCAGGAGCGCTTGCAGGGAGGAGAAGATCAGGGTGACGTTGGTCTTGATTCCCTTTGCGCTGAGGGCCTTGGTGGCCTTGAGCCCTTCAGGGGTCATGGGGACCTTGACAACGATATTTGCGTGGATCTTGACCAGCTCCTCGGCCTCTCTGATCATGCCAGGAGCATCCAGGGCGATGACCTCGGCCGAGATGGGGCCGTCGACGATGGAGGTGATCTCCTGGAT
Protein-coding regions in this window:
- the fsa gene encoding fructose-6-phosphate aldolase encodes the protein MKFFIDTADVREIREAHELGLVDGVTTNPSLIAKSGRKFQEVIQEITSIVDGPISAEVIALDAPGMIREAEELVKIHANIVVKVPMTPEGLKATKALSAKGIKTNVTLIFSSLQALLAAKAGATYVSPFVGRLDDISQDGMGIIEEIRTMFDNYGYTSEIIVASVRNPIHVLNSALIGADIATIPYSVMLQLSKHPLTDAGIKKFLADWESVPK
- a CDS encoding 4-hydroxybenzoate octaprenyltransferase, coding for MNAMTHNGPIGKIAVFLEMIKFSHTVFALPFALSGALLAAGGMPTGRQLFWIVLAMVGARTAAMGLNRLIDAAIDARNPRTAGRAIPAGLIGRGATLLFILASLILMLVAAGQLNRLCLFLSPLAIFFLLLYSYCKRFTSLAHVVLGLCLSAAPLGAWVAIRGSIDPPALILGGAVLFWVAGFDILYALQDLEYDRSAGLHSIPVLLGVEGSLWAARIFHMVMLGLLLALFSLMQMGPWFMAGILITAAMLLYEHWLLRNGDLTRLDAAFFNMNGYISVVFLLGTAAEVLTRQA
- the glgA gene encoding glycogen synthase GlgA; the protein is MMNSPEKLSILFAASEAAPFAKEGGLGDVVGALPKYLSRMGHDARVVIPRYYSVNREKFDLRPLPGTLVVPMGIMGNQYCSVLEGRLPGSDVPIYFLEHEGYYGRAGLYQQDGEGYLDNDNRFVFLSKAALELCKMLDFRPDVVHAHDWHTGAIPVLLNTSYLHDRLVGDAAALLTLHNMQHQGNFYPGLMEVLGIGWKHFNYLEMEKDDQVNLLKGGIYHATLLNTVSAGYAREIQTPEFGWGLEGVVRDRGRDLHGILNGVDYEEWNPASDRFIAAHYSARTVKKGKAACKRDLQETMGLPQRDDVPLLGVVSRMVKQKGTDLLAEAIHRILEMDLQFVMVGNGEPWSHFYFGDIAAQYPEKFACLIGYNEALAHKVEAGSDFFVMPSAFEPCGLNQMYSLAYGTPPIVRATGGLEDSVENFDEETLTGTGFKFWSHSAQALFDTVGWAVYTYYNNPQGLAALRKNGMAQRFTWDDAALKYEELYRKAIKLRRGAEYYRNRFGE
- a CDS encoding UbiD family decarboxylase; this translates as MASPDLQHFIATLERRNELAAIDAEVDPLLEIAAITDRVCKSPMNGPALLFRAPTGSRFPVATNLFGSPRRVCLALGVDHLKHLTERMSALLGGIPAPELSSLDRQIAGLADFSRFSPHASPKPDPRLTAMAAPDLGLFPFLQSWPGDGGSDGFPRYITLGQVYTRHPESGHQNCGMYGAQLRGPTELALRWKQGSGAGRHLERYRRRGVPMPVAITLGGPPAMTLSALFPLPGELDELTFAGFLASSPLRTTACRTVPLMVPAACELLIEGYVNPAETVREGPFGNHTGSYSPATDASLMRVTTISHRPHAIIPATVVGPPPMEDCWMARAWERLLLAFLQRLIPGIAEICLPLQWVFHQSAIISLENPTPAMVRETASRLWETPWFTASRLLIFVDAGTAPDDLGTVAWSAINSCDVDGDMIRDSSGLRTALDATGCRMARQRIQPDEAVARRIARRWKEYGLE
- a CDS encoding CAP domain-containing protein, with protein sequence MNRTFAFILTLICLALLPVSRADASPACFAGKILEEINLARSQPHRYADYLRHLRNVSEGTAYNVPGSPLPIQTREGTDAVDEAIRFLERQKPLPALSWSPGLAAAAIELAREQSETGGTGHAGTSGGVRERIARQGRWKGRIGENIAYGPGNPRGMVMQLIINDGVPERGHRRNIFRRSFAVSGIACAPHPHYGGLCVMDFADRFLD
- a CDS encoding UbiX family flavin prenyltransferase, giving the protein MKRQRILLALSGASGAIYGLRLARELARRDVELTLTATPSGRLVCREETGLDLSGDPVEAGIRLAGHLGLKTAIRVVAPDDLFFASASGSAAPDAMIVCPCSMGTLGRIAAGISANLIERSADVMLKEHRPLLLAPRETPLSEIHLENMLRLARAGARIIPAMPAFYHQPRTLDDMIDFVVGKILDQAGFENSLYRRWSD
- a CDS encoding Dabb family protein — protein: MITHIVFFKLSEPTPEAIATVQQKLLSMQGKIPQLRHLEAGIDFVRSERSYDVALVTKFDSRDDLQAYQVHPYHAGEVIPLMKSSCSSIVAVDYEG
- a CDS encoding cytidylate kinase-like family protein; protein product: MLEKTLIPSVEKRIGSLLEYNRRMDQQATSRSKARKPRPTITISREFGCEAYPVVECLQEMLEKKTGENWLVMDKELLQEVGRNHNLSEDILGRLGEKPIFLDEMFATFSPHWKSDKECFQLLCEHIIALAGEGNVILMGRGGAYVTQPLKNCRHFRLFASQEFKVRSVCRRLDLPPEEAEKMIVQHQRQRDRFIRGFLDRDARDPSVYHMLINNDLISTEKLARTIMEFVLEA